The following proteins are encoded in a genomic region of Saccharopolyspora antimicrobica:
- the thiC gene encoding phosphomethylpyrimidine synthase ThiC: MADVRPNASENGSEITTGAISGSRKVFRSTESGLQVPFRRIELTNGEHLDVYDTSGPYTDENATVDVHSGLHRMRAGWTDGREHRTQLGWAKSGAITREMEYIAAREGVSPEFVRDEVASGRAVIPANRCHPESEPMIIGKNFLVKVNANIGNSAVTSSVEEEVEKMVWATRWGADTVMDLSTGKRIHETRERILRNSPVPIGTVPIYQALEKVNGDPAALTWEIYRDTVIEQCEQGVDYMTVHAGVLLRYVPLTAQRVTGIVSRGGSIMAAWCLAHHRESFLYTHFSELCEILREYDVTFSLGDGLRPGSIADANDRAQFAELETLGELTHIARALDVQVMIEGPGHVPMHKIAENVRLEEELCGEAPFYTLGPLTTDIAPAYDHITSGIGAAMIAQAGTAMLCYVTPKEHLGLPNRDDVKTGVITYKIAAHAADLAKGYPRAQERDDALSKARFEFRWTDQFNLSLDPDTARAFHDETLPAEPAKTAHFCSMCGPKFCSMKITQDVRRFAEERGLTSVEAIEAGMREKSEEFAGTGGKVYLPLAD, translated from the coding sequence GTGGCCGACGTGCGTCCGAACGCGTCCGAGAACGGCAGCGAGATCACCACCGGGGCCATCAGCGGCTCGCGAAAGGTGTTCCGCAGCACCGAATCCGGCCTGCAAGTGCCATTCCGCCGCATCGAGCTCACCAACGGCGAGCACCTCGACGTGTACGACACCTCCGGGCCGTACACCGACGAGAACGCCACCGTGGACGTCCACAGCGGACTCCACCGGATGCGAGCGGGCTGGACCGACGGGCGGGAGCACCGGACCCAGCTGGGCTGGGCGAAGTCCGGCGCCATCACGCGGGAGATGGAGTACATCGCCGCGCGGGAGGGCGTCTCCCCCGAGTTCGTCCGGGACGAGGTGGCCAGCGGCCGGGCGGTGATCCCGGCCAACCGGTGCCACCCGGAGAGCGAACCGATGATCATCGGGAAGAACTTCCTGGTGAAGGTCAACGCCAACATCGGCAACTCCGCGGTGACCTCCTCGGTCGAGGAGGAGGTGGAGAAGATGGTGTGGGCCACCCGCTGGGGCGCCGACACCGTCATGGACCTGTCCACCGGCAAGCGCATCCACGAGACCCGCGAGCGGATCCTGCGCAACTCGCCGGTGCCGATCGGCACCGTGCCGATCTACCAGGCGCTGGAGAAGGTCAACGGGGATCCGGCCGCGCTGACCTGGGAGATCTACCGGGACACCGTGATCGAGCAGTGCGAGCAGGGCGTGGACTACATGACCGTGCACGCCGGCGTGCTGCTGCGCTACGTGCCGCTGACCGCCCAGCGCGTCACCGGCATCGTCTCCCGCGGCGGCTCGATCATGGCCGCCTGGTGCCTGGCGCACCACCGGGAGAGCTTCCTGTACACGCACTTCAGCGAGCTGTGCGAGATCCTGCGCGAGTACGACGTCACGTTCTCGCTCGGCGACGGCCTGCGGCCCGGCTCCATCGCCGACGCCAACGACCGCGCGCAGTTCGCCGAGCTGGAGACCCTCGGCGAGCTCACGCACATCGCCCGCGCGCTCGACGTGCAGGTGATGATCGAGGGCCCCGGTCACGTGCCGATGCACAAGATCGCCGAGAACGTGCGGCTGGAGGAGGAGCTGTGCGGTGAGGCGCCGTTCTACACCCTCGGGCCGCTGACCACCGACATCGCACCGGCCTACGACCACATCACCTCCGGGATCGGCGCGGCGATGATCGCCCAGGCGGGCACCGCGATGCTCTGCTACGTCACGCCCAAGGAGCACCTGGGCCTGCCCAACCGGGACGACGTCAAGACCGGCGTGATCACCTACAAGATCGCCGCGCACGCCGCCGACCTGGCCAAGGGCTACCCGCGGGCGCAGGAGCGGGACGACGCGCTGTCCAAGGCGCGCTTCGAGTTCCGCTGGACTGACCAGTTCAACCTGTCCCTGGACCCGGACACCGCGCGGGCGTTCCACGACGAGACGCTGCCCGCGGAACCGGCCAAGACGGCGCACTTCTGCTCGATGTGCGGGCCGAAGTTCTGCTCGATGAAGATCACCCAGGACGTCCGCAGGTTCGCCGAGGAACGCGGCCTGACCAGCGTCGAGGCGATCGAGGCCGGCATGCGCGAGAAGTCCGAGGAGTTCGCGGGCACCGGCGGCAAGGTCTACCTGCCGCTGGCCGACTGA
- the thiD gene encoding bifunctional hydroxymethylpyrimidine kinase/phosphomethylpyrimidine kinase, with protein MHEISAEHEARPAHDTAPPTALTIAGSDSGGSAGMHADLRAFFACGVHGMTAVTAVTVQNTVGVTGLVEIPPETVAAQVDAVASDIGVDAAKTGVLASAATIEAVLEVCDAHGIGRGGRTPFVVDPVAASRSGEPLLRKDALDALRNEAFPRASLVTPNLDEVRLLTGIDARTRADLLDAAKAIYDFGPEWVLIKSGHLPDDPECIDLLFDGSEAIPLAGPRYATVHTHGAGDVFASAITAALAKGASMPDAVRSGKRFVTRSVSHAYPLGAGVGPVSTFWRVSPRSF; from the coding sequence ATGCACGAGATCTCGGCGGAGCACGAAGCACGGCCCGCGCACGACACCGCCCCACCGACCGCGCTGACCATCGCCGGTTCGGACTCCGGCGGCAGCGCGGGGATGCACGCCGACCTGCGCGCCTTCTTCGCCTGCGGGGTGCACGGGATGACGGCGGTCACCGCGGTCACCGTGCAGAACACCGTCGGCGTCACCGGGCTGGTGGAGATCCCGCCGGAGACCGTGGCCGCGCAGGTCGACGCGGTGGCCTCCGACATCGGCGTGGACGCCGCCAAGACCGGGGTGCTCGCCTCCGCGGCGACCATCGAGGCGGTGCTGGAGGTCTGCGACGCCCACGGCATCGGCCGCGGCGGGCGCACGCCGTTCGTGGTGGACCCGGTCGCCGCCTCCCGCAGCGGTGAACCGCTGCTCCGGAAGGACGCCCTCGACGCGCTGCGCAACGAGGCCTTCCCGCGCGCTTCCCTGGTGACGCCGAACCTCGACGAGGTGCGGCTGCTGACCGGCATCGACGCGCGCACCCGCGCCGACCTGCTGGACGCGGCCAAGGCGATCTACGACTTCGGCCCGGAGTGGGTGCTGATCAAGAGCGGTCACCTGCCCGACGACCCCGAGTGCATCGACCTGCTCTTCGACGGCTCCGAGGCCATCCCGCTGGCCGGGCCGCGCTACGCCACGGTGCACACGCACGGCGCGGGCGACGTCTTCGCCTCCGCGATCACGGCGGCGCTCGCCAAGGGCGCGTCGATGCCGGACGCGGTGCGCAGCGGCAAGCGGTTCGTCACGCGCAGCGTCTCGCACGCCTACCCGCTCGGGGCCGGGGTCGGACCGGTGTCGACCTTCTGGCGCGTCAGCCCGCGCTCGTTCTGA
- a CDS encoding FUSC family protein codes for MGKSVRTAKSALAARARQLLATEAGAPDPRQRQYAVLVLVAVVAGTAVGWLFDLQTPALLAGLTAVLALVATGGQSLRSDLRRFVWFTPALVLVMTVGPLLANIPVLAGLVVALVVFGSGMLPALGEHYRIGGQTFAAATLVSTTTGIGSDQPVWMLLAASASGAAFALLLRVIIGLSDPGRATRVAVARTLLEPGPGVVESAAAAWRADGSSTWLGEVLAGAARFRAARETLLAQAQQSDRIEADRLQRIVAEADQVAAELARAVRSRACTGLPYAARRDPSEAVLARGGRQDLPEAVRGINQGLDRIRATVVRRVETPLPPQAPGARRERLIGAVRAHLSFRSSLFRHSIRCTLAVAFGMVIVLLLRDPSASSLLLALYVVLQPAARDSMTGALERTGGAVLGVTALAILITLLPGAFLLVPLVIGGMLLSMPRLRSEYQTLLGCLIVITVVDQAMRLDRPLVNVGISFAANTAVGAAIALIVGYVAYLVLPSSILPDVRGAVRSTVWSVSELLRSVRAAGQGVDLPAALQAANVLALRRTQDLLGMPALLDGTGEETDDDRATRDAAVALDALRQDVATLAFRPEAEQAVAVPALRAVDDLLGGKATAKIPDVPESSAPATELLASSLLENALHARQAIDRTFGYDNPWKSYTISFVRPERLHIR; via the coding sequence GTGGGTAAATCGGTCAGGACTGCTAAGTCGGCGTTGGCCGCCCGAGCCCGGCAGCTGCTCGCCACCGAGGCGGGCGCGCCGGACCCGAGGCAGCGCCAGTACGCCGTGCTGGTGCTCGTCGCAGTGGTCGCGGGGACCGCGGTGGGCTGGCTGTTCGACCTGCAGACCCCCGCGCTGCTGGCCGGGCTGACCGCGGTGCTCGCGCTGGTCGCCACCGGCGGCCAGTCGCTGCGCTCGGACCTGCGCCGGTTCGTCTGGTTCACCCCGGCACTGGTGCTGGTGATGACGGTCGGGCCGCTGCTGGCGAACATCCCGGTGCTGGCCGGCCTGGTGGTGGCGCTCGTCGTCTTCGGCTCCGGCATGCTGCCCGCGCTGGGCGAGCACTACCGGATCGGCGGGCAGACCTTCGCCGCGGCGACCCTGGTGTCCACCACGACCGGCATCGGCAGCGACCAGCCGGTGTGGATGCTGCTGGCCGCCTCCGCCTCCGGCGCGGCGTTCGCCCTGCTGCTGCGGGTGATCATCGGGTTGAGCGATCCCGGCCGCGCCACCCGCGTGGCCGTCGCCCGGACGCTGCTCGAACCCGGCCCCGGCGTGGTGGAGTCGGCCGCGGCCGCCTGGCGGGCGGACGGCTCCAGCACCTGGCTCGGCGAGGTGCTGGCCGGTGCCGCGCGCTTCCGCGCCGCCCGCGAGACGCTGCTCGCGCAGGCCCAGCAGAGCGATCGCATCGAGGCCGACCGGCTGCAGCGGATCGTGGCGGAAGCCGATCAGGTCGCCGCGGAGCTGGCCAGGGCGGTTCGCTCCCGCGCCTGCACAGGCCTGCCCTACGCGGCGCGGCGCGACCCGTCGGAAGCGGTGCTGGCCCGCGGTGGGCGGCAGGACCTGCCGGAGGCCGTGCGCGGCATCAACCAGGGCCTCGACCGGATCCGGGCCACCGTGGTCCGCCGCGTCGAGACCCCGCTACCGCCGCAGGCGCCCGGAGCGCGCCGGGAACGGCTGATCGGCGCGGTGCGCGCGCACCTGTCGTTCCGGTCGTCGCTGTTCCGGCACTCGATCCGCTGCACGCTCGCGGTCGCCTTCGGCATGGTGATCGTGCTGCTGCTGCGCGATCCTTCGGCGTCCAGCCTGCTGCTCGCGCTGTACGTGGTGCTGCAGCCCGCGGCGCGCGACAGCATGACCGGCGCGCTGGAGCGCACCGGCGGCGCGGTGCTGGGCGTGACCGCGCTGGCCATCCTGATCACCCTGCTGCCCGGTGCTTTCCTGCTGGTGCCGCTGGTGATCGGCGGAATGCTGCTGAGCATGCCGCGGCTGCGCAGCGAGTACCAGACGCTGCTGGGCTGCCTGATCGTGATCACCGTCGTGGATCAGGCGATGCGGCTGGACCGGCCGCTGGTGAACGTCGGGATCAGCTTCGCCGCGAACACCGCGGTCGGCGCGGCCATCGCGCTGATCGTCGGCTACGTCGCGTACCTGGTGCTGCCCAGCAGCATCCTGCCGGACGTCCGGGGCGCGGTGCGCTCGACGGTGTGGTCGGTGTCCGAGCTGCTGCGCAGCGTCCGGGCGGCCGGCCAGGGCGTCGACCTGCCCGCGGCGCTGCAGGCGGCGAACGTGCTGGCGCTGCGGCGCACTCAGGACCTGCTGGGCATGCCCGCGCTGCTGGACGGCACGGGCGAGGAGACCGACGACGACCGCGCGACGCGGGACGCGGCGGTCGCGCTCGACGCCCTGCGCCAGGACGTCGCGACGCTGGCGTTCCGGCCGGAGGCCGAGCAGGCGGTGGCGGTCCCGGCGCTGCGCGCGGTGGACGACCTGCTGGGCGGCAAGGCGACGGCGAAGATCCCGGACGTCCCGGAGAGCAGCGCCCCGGCGACGGAGCTGCTGGCCAGCTCGCTGCTGGAGAACGCCCTGCACGCCCGCCAGGCGATCGACCGCACCTTCGGTTACGACAACCCGTGGAAGAGCTACACGATCTCCTTCGTGCGCCCGGAGCGCCTCCACATCCGCTGA
- a CDS encoding thiazole synthase, with the protein MDDPLLIAGREFGSRLITGTGGATNLAVLERALIASGTELTTVAMRRSDAGGGTGVLDLLRKLGIEALPNTAGCRTAAEAVLTAQLAREALETNWVKLEVVADDDTLLPDPVELLDAAEQLVDQGFVVLAYTNDDPVLALKLEETGCAAVMPLGSPIGTGLGIRNPHNIEMIVSRASVPIVLDAGIGTASDAALAMELGCSAVLLATAVTRAQDPERMASAMRAAVEAGRLASQAGRIPKRFWAEASSPGRPMG; encoded by the coding sequence GTGGACGACCCGTTGCTGATCGCCGGTCGCGAGTTCGGCTCGCGGCTGATCACCGGGACCGGAGGGGCGACGAACCTCGCGGTCCTGGAGCGCGCGCTGATCGCGTCCGGAACCGAGCTGACCACCGTGGCCATGCGCCGCTCGGACGCCGGTGGCGGCACCGGCGTGCTCGACCTGCTGCGCAAGCTCGGCATCGAAGCGCTGCCGAACACGGCGGGCTGCCGGACGGCGGCCGAGGCGGTGCTGACCGCGCAGCTGGCGCGCGAGGCGCTGGAGACGAACTGGGTCAAGCTGGAGGTCGTCGCCGACGACGACACCCTGCTGCCCGACCCGGTGGAACTGCTGGACGCCGCGGAGCAGCTGGTCGACCAGGGCTTCGTGGTGCTGGCCTACACCAACGACGACCCGGTCCTGGCGCTGAAGCTGGAGGAGACCGGCTGCGCCGCGGTGATGCCGCTGGGCTCGCCGATCGGCACGGGCCTGGGCATCCGGAACCCGCACAACATCGAGATGATCGTCTCCCGGGCCTCGGTGCCGATCGTGCTCGACGCGGGCATCGGCACGGCCTCGGACGCGGCGCTGGCGATGGAGCTGGGCTGCTCGGCGGTCCTCCTGGCCACGGCGGTGACCAGGGCCCAGGACCCGGAACGCATGGCGTCGGCGATGCGCGCAGCGGTCGAAGCGGGGCGCCTGGCGTCCCAGGCGGGCCGGATCCCCAAGCGCTTCTGGGCGGAAGCCTCCAGCCCGGGCCGCCCGATGGGCTGA
- the thiS gene encoding sulfur carrier protein ThiS, whose amino-acid sequence MHVVINGQSKQVADGAGLAAVLAEFGVPERGVAVAVDGAVVPRSSWPGTDLRPGAAIEVLTAVQGG is encoded by the coding sequence GTGCACGTCGTGATCAACGGGCAGTCGAAGCAGGTCGCCGACGGCGCCGGGCTCGCCGCGGTGCTCGCCGAGTTCGGGGTTCCCGAACGGGGCGTGGCGGTGGCCGTGGACGGAGCGGTGGTGCCCCGCAGCAGCTGGCCCGGGACCGACCTGCGGCCCGGTGCCGCTATCGAGGTCCTCACCGCAGTGCAAGGAGGATGA
- the thiO gene encoding glycine oxidase ThiO: MRTAHVVVVGGGVIGMSVAWRAAAAGHRVQLVDPEPASGASFVAGGMLAPIAEAWPGEEELLELGSTSLERWPGFADELSRASGLPSGLRREGTLVVGVDSADRAELDELAGYLSRQGRTVTRLSGREVRRLEPSLGPAVRGGLEVPGDLAVDNRSALAALRAAATAAGVEFVAATARTVRAGAVELEDSTVECDVAVIAAGAHSGALHPSLRGRIRPVKGEILRLRARATALPPPSRTVRGPVHGRPVYLVPRDDGGLVLGATQYEVGFDTEVTLGGVRDLIADAEQVMPGIAEYQLVEARAGLRPSTDDNLPVLGWLEPGVLAATAHHRGGFLLAPVTADAVLALLRGDEPDALIKATDPNRWGGQQCTS, encoded by the coding sequence TTGCGTACCGCACACGTCGTCGTGGTCGGCGGCGGAGTGATCGGGATGTCCGTCGCCTGGCGCGCAGCAGCTGCCGGGCACCGCGTGCAGCTGGTCGATCCGGAACCGGCTTCGGGCGCGTCCTTCGTGGCCGGCGGCATGCTGGCGCCGATCGCCGAGGCCTGGCCCGGCGAGGAGGAGCTGCTGGAGCTGGGCAGCACGTCGCTGGAGCGGTGGCCCGGTTTCGCCGACGAGCTCAGCCGCGCGTCCGGCCTGCCGTCCGGGCTGCGCCGCGAGGGCACGCTGGTGGTGGGCGTGGACAGCGCCGATCGCGCCGAGCTGGACGAGCTGGCCGGCTACCTGTCCCGCCAAGGCCGCACCGTGACCAGGCTTTCCGGTCGCGAGGTGCGACGGCTCGAACCGTCGTTGGGGCCCGCGGTGCGCGGCGGGCTCGAAGTTCCGGGAGATCTCGCGGTCGACAACCGCTCGGCGCTGGCCGCGTTGCGCGCGGCGGCGACGGCGGCCGGAGTGGAATTCGTCGCCGCGACGGCGAGAACCGTCCGCGCGGGCGCGGTGGAGCTCGAAGATTCCACTGTGGAGTGCGATGTGGCGGTGATCGCCGCGGGCGCGCACTCCGGCGCGCTGCACCCGTCGCTGCGCGGCCGGATCCGGCCGGTCAAGGGCGAGATCCTGCGGCTGCGCGCGCGGGCCACCGCGCTGCCACCGCCGAGCCGAACCGTCCGCGGACCGGTGCACGGCCGGCCGGTCTACCTGGTGCCTCGCGACGACGGGGGACTGGTGCTCGGCGCCACCCAGTACGAGGTCGGCTTCGACACCGAGGTCACCTTGGGCGGCGTGCGCGACCTGATCGCCGACGCCGAGCAGGTGATGCCGGGCATCGCGGAGTACCAGCTGGTCGAGGCCAGGGCCGGGCTGCGCCCGAGCACCGACGACAACCTGCCGGTGCTCGGCTGGCTGGAGCCGGGCGTGCTGGCCGCCACCGCGCACCACCGCGGCGGGTTCCTGCTCGCGCCGGTCACCGCGGACGCGGTGCTCGCGCTGCTGCGCGGCGACGAACCGGACGCGCTGATCAAGGCCACCGATCCGAACCGATGGGGAGGACAGCAGTGCACGTCGTGA
- the thiE gene encoding thiamine phosphate synthase has protein sequence MPGMDGFGIRARLNEARLYLCTDARTERGDLAEFVDAALAGGVDIVQLRDKQPGGAPLEARHELAALEVLAEACVRHGALLAVNDRADVALAAEADILHLGQDDLPVDIARRIVGDQIAIGRSTHDVVQADAAAAEPGVDYFCTGPVWTTPTKPGRAAAGLDLVQHAAEHRGHGRPWFAIGGIGPENLDDALKAGAERVVVVRAITEAEDPRAAARELRDRLP, from the coding sequence ATGCCTGGAATGGACGGCTTCGGCATTCGCGCCCGCCTCAACGAGGCCCGGCTCTACCTGTGCACCGACGCTCGCACCGAGCGTGGCGATCTCGCGGAGTTCGTGGACGCCGCGCTCGCCGGCGGTGTCGACATCGTGCAGCTGCGGGACAAGCAGCCCGGCGGTGCACCGCTGGAAGCGCGCCACGAGCTGGCGGCGCTGGAGGTGCTGGCCGAGGCGTGCGTCCGGCACGGAGCCCTGCTCGCGGTCAACGACCGCGCCGACGTCGCGCTCGCCGCCGAGGCGGACATCCTGCACCTGGGCCAGGACGACCTGCCGGTGGACATCGCGCGGCGCATCGTCGGCGACCAGATCGCGATCGGCCGCTCCACGCACGACGTGGTGCAGGCCGACGCCGCGGCGGCCGAGCCGGGCGTGGACTACTTCTGCACCGGCCCGGTGTGGACGACGCCGACCAAGCCGGGCCGCGCGGCGGCCGGGCTCGACCTGGTCCAGCACGCGGCGGAGCACCGCGGCCACGGCCGGCCGTGGTTCGCCATCGGCGGCATCGGCCCGGAGAACCTCGACGACGCGCTCAAGGCAGGCGCCGAGCGCGTCGTGGTGGTCCGGGCGATCACCGAGGCCGAAGACCCCCGAGCAGCAGCCCGCGAACTCCGCGACCGCCTCCCCTGA
- a CDS encoding S1 family peptidase: MKRRLAARLAGSVMLAAGTVAALTMPATATGSAPPETPAATTQLDAMQRDLGLTRDQALQRFDQEAEAARVEQTLSQSLGSTYGGSYFDAQQGKLVVLVTDQARFDEVRAAGAVPRLANFSAEQLNGVIAGLNARSADAPEAVSGWYHKASENSVILTTRPGSAALAAQFVQTTGVLSEAVRVVESLENPQTYAVIGGNAYYIGSGSRCSVGFSVQGGFVTAGHCGQTGATTSQPTGRFEGSTFPGNDYAWVSVSSDTPEPLVNKYDGTTIGVAGSTEASEGSSICRSGSTTGWQCGTLEAKNQSVQYPQGTVTGLTRTSACAEPGDSGGSFITNDQAQGVTSGGSGNCSSGGTTYYQPVNPILQAYGLTLLTQ; the protein is encoded by the coding sequence ATGAAGCGCAGACTCGCGGCTCGGTTGGCCGGGTCCGTGATGCTGGCAGCCGGAACGGTAGCCGCCCTCACGATGCCGGCGACCGCTACCGGATCCGCTCCGCCGGAGACCCCGGCGGCGACGACCCAGCTCGACGCGATGCAGCGTGACCTCGGCCTGACCCGGGACCAGGCACTGCAGCGTTTCGACCAGGAAGCCGAGGCCGCTCGGGTCGAGCAGACCCTGAGCCAGTCCTTGGGCAGCACGTACGGCGGCTCGTACTTCGACGCCCAGCAGGGCAAGCTCGTCGTGCTGGTCACCGACCAGGCGCGCTTCGACGAGGTGCGCGCGGCGGGCGCGGTGCCGCGGCTGGCCAACTTCAGCGCTGAGCAGCTCAACGGCGTCATCGCGGGCCTCAACGCGCGCAGCGCCGACGCCCCGGAGGCGGTCTCGGGCTGGTACCACAAGGCCAGCGAGAACTCGGTCATCCTCACCACCCGGCCCGGCTCGGCGGCTCTGGCGGCCCAGTTCGTCCAGACCACCGGTGTCCTCAGCGAGGCCGTGCGCGTCGTCGAATCCCTGGAGAACCCGCAGACCTACGCCGTGATCGGCGGCAACGCCTACTACATCGGCAGCGGCAGCCGTTGCTCGGTCGGCTTCTCCGTGCAGGGCGGCTTCGTGACCGCCGGGCACTGCGGCCAGACCGGTGCGACGACCTCCCAGCCCACCGGGCGCTTCGAGGGCTCGACCTTCCCGGGCAACGACTACGCCTGGGTGAGCGTCAGCTCCGACACCCCGGAGCCGCTGGTGAACAAGTACGACGGCACCACCATCGGCGTCGCGGGCTCGACCGAGGCGTCCGAGGGCTCCTCGATCTGCCGCTCGGGTTCGACCACGGGCTGGCAGTGCGGCACGCTGGAGGCCAAGAACCAGTCCGTGCAGTACCCGCAGGGCACGGTGACCGGGCTGACCCGCACCAGCGCCTGCGCCGAGCCGGGTGACTCCGGCGGCTCGTTCATCACCAACGACCAGGCCCAGGGCGTGACCTCGGGCGGCTCGGGCAACTGCAGCTCCGGCGGCACGACCTACTACCAGCCGGTGAACCCGATCCTGCAGGCCTACGGCCTGACACTGCTCACCCAGTAA
- a CDS encoding GntR family transcriptional regulator — protein MLETSVSGGADSSGRAQREPKYWGLKQHLLDMLRSLPPGSPIPTERSLAAEFDVSRTTVRQALAELTVEGRLLRVQGKGTFAAKPKVAQRLQLSSYTEDMRAHGRQPTSRLLEVVEEPADPELATLLDTRPSATVLRLRRLRLADGEPMAIETTHLPLSRFRGLTGRLESGGSLYQVLRENFDVELGHAEETIETALASPEEAELLGSEVGLPMLLLSRHSFDTEGRPVEWVRSIYRGDRYKFVARLNPPS, from the coding sequence ATGCTCGAAACGTCCGTGTCCGGCGGGGCGGACTCATCGGGTCGCGCGCAACGCGAACCGAAGTACTGGGGGCTCAAGCAACATCTGCTGGACATGCTCCGCTCGCTGCCGCCGGGATCGCCGATCCCCACCGAGCGGTCGCTGGCCGCCGAGTTCGACGTCTCCCGCACCACCGTGCGCCAGGCGCTGGCCGAGCTGACGGTGGAGGGCAGGCTGCTGCGGGTGCAGGGCAAGGGCACCTTCGCGGCCAAGCCGAAGGTCGCCCAGCGGCTGCAGCTGAGCAGCTACACCGAGGACATGCGGGCGCACGGCAGGCAGCCCACCTCGCGCCTGCTGGAGGTCGTCGAGGAGCCGGCCGACCCCGAGCTGGCCACGCTGCTGGACACCCGGCCCAGCGCCACCGTGCTGCGGCTGCGCCGGTTGCGGCTGGCCGACGGCGAGCCGATGGCCATCGAGACCACCCACCTGCCGCTGAGCCGGTTCCGCGGCCTGACCGGCCGGCTGGAGTCCGGCGGCTCGCTGTACCAGGTGCTGCGCGAGAACTTCGATGTCGAGCTCGGGCACGCCGAGGAGACGATAGAGACCGCGCTGGCCAGCCCGGAGGAAGCCGAGCTGCTGGGCTCGGAGGTGGGCCTGCCGATGCTCCTGCTGTCCCGGCACTCCTTCGACACCGAGGGCCGCCCGGTGGAGTGGGTGCGCTCGATCTACCGCGGCGACCGGTACAAGTTCGTCGCCCGCCTCAACCCACCGAGCTGA
- a CDS encoding extracellular solute-binding protein, whose protein sequence is MKAWKALAATAALSLTLAGCGGGPGASDNTLTVWLMDGSASDALIDELNAEFEQTHPGMKVDYQIQQWNGIQDRLTTALASDDPPDVIELGNSQNPQFSAEGTLLDLTADAEALNKSQWVPALGESGAWEGKQYGVPFYAANRVVVYNKELFDKAGITEMPTNREQLLGVLAKLQQTHGSDPEFQSLYLPGQSWYALLSFVWDSGGELAVQEGPNYQGALDTEQAREGIAFYQQLVKESATKAPADTDEAEPQQAEIYAKGKTAMMIALPWEVQTAAEQNPRIAEISGAFPIPSKFPGKTAPVFLGGSNLAIPAGSADAEAAKEYLKLLTSQKYQTKIAQSGVVPGASQDTSALESNPVSAAMAIASKAGKVPPAVPQWAAVESGQNPLKDMMTAVLTGQKTIVEATVEANDKIDKLLAAKN, encoded by the coding sequence TTGAAGGCCTGGAAAGCGCTCGCGGCCACGGCCGCGCTGTCGTTGACGTTAGCCGGATGCGGTGGGGGACCCGGCGCCAGCGACAACACCCTGACGGTCTGGCTGATGGACGGCTCCGCGTCCGACGCGTTGATCGACGAGCTCAACGCCGAGTTCGAGCAGACCCACCCGGGCATGAAGGTGGACTACCAGATCCAGCAGTGGAACGGCATCCAGGACCGCCTGACCACCGCGCTGGCCAGCGACGACCCGCCGGACGTGATCGAGCTCGGGAACAGCCAGAACCCGCAGTTCTCCGCCGAAGGCACGCTGCTCGACCTGACCGCCGACGCCGAAGCGCTGAACAAGTCGCAGTGGGTCCCGGCGCTGGGCGAGTCCGGCGCCTGGGAGGGCAAGCAGTACGGCGTGCCGTTCTACGCCGCCAACCGCGTGGTGGTCTACAACAAGGAGCTGTTCGACAAGGCGGGCATCACCGAGATGCCCACCAACCGCGAGCAGCTGCTGGGCGTCCTCGCCAAGCTGCAGCAGACCCACGGCTCGGACCCCGAGTTCCAGTCGCTCTACCTGCCCGGCCAGTCCTGGTACGCGCTGCTGTCGTTCGTCTGGGACTCCGGCGGTGAGCTCGCGGTGCAGGAGGGCCCGAACTACCAGGGCGCGCTGGACACCGAGCAGGCCCGCGAGGGCATCGCGTTCTACCAGCAGCTGGTCAAGGAATCGGCCACCAAGGCTCCGGCCGACACCGACGAGGCAGAGCCGCAGCAGGCCGAGATCTACGCCAAGGGCAAGACCGCGATGATGATCGCGCTGCCCTGGGAGGTGCAGACCGCCGCCGAGCAGAACCCGCGGATCGCCGAGATCTCCGGCGCCTTCCCCATCCCGTCGAAGTTCCCGGGCAAGACCGCACCGGTGTTCCTCGGCGGCTCGAACCTGGCGATCCCGGCGGGCAGCGCCGACGCCGAGGCCGCCAAGGAGTACCTGAAGCTGCTGACCAGCCAGAAGTACCAGACCAAGATCGCCCAGAGCGGTGTGGTGCCGGGTGCTTCGCAGGACACCAGCGCGCTGGAGTCCAACCCGGTCAGCGCCGCGATGGCGATCGCGTCCAAGGCGGGCAAGGTGCCGCCCGCCGTTCCGCAGTGGGCCGCCGTCGAGTCCGGGCAGAACCCGCTGAAGGACATGATGACGGCGGTGCTGACCGGCCAGAAGACCATCGTGGAGGCCACGGTGGAGGCCAACGACAAGATCGACAAGCTGCTGGCGGCGAAGAACTGA